In the genome of Cytophagia bacterium CHB2, the window CGATCCCGATGAATCGACCGGCATGGCGCTCATCACGGTGGAGGGCAGCGGCCAAAATGAAATCGTCGTGGTTTCCGGCAGCAACATGAATTTATCGCCCACCGACATTGCGGGCAACCGCGCGGTTTTTTCCGGCGCGAAGATCGTATTGTTGCAATTGGAAATTCCGCTTGACACCGTCATCCAGGCGGCCCGGCTGGCCAAAGAACATGGCGCGCTCGTCATTTTGAATCCTGCGCCCGCCCGCGAGCTGCCGCAGCAATTGTTAAGTCTAGTCGATTATCTCACCCCCAATGAGACGGAGGCCGAACTTCTCACCGGGCAAGCCGTCCACGATCAAGCTTCGGCGCAAGCCGCGGCAAAGAAACTGCTCGCCACGAGCGTGAAGAATGTAATTGTCACGATGGGTGAAAAAGGCGCGTTGTTAGTGAGTCAAGCGAAAGCCGAATTATTCCCACCGAAGAAAGTGCAGGTTGTCGACACCACTGCTGCCGGCGATGCGTTCAACGGCGCGTTGGCCTTTTCACTGGCGAGTGACAAAAATCTTGAGGAGGCTATTCGCTTTGCCAATTCGGTTGCGGCTTATTCGGTGACGAAAATGGGCGCGCAGAGTTCCATGCCGACGATGGAAGAGTTGAAGCGTATGTAGTTGCCGCTTCAGGGGCCGGACGTAATCAAAAGAGAATGCCTAAAGGCATCACGACGAACTACCATGATCAAACGCATCGACCACA includes:
- the rbsK gene encoding ribokinase; translated protein: MTKSTILVIGSANMDLVVSTPRFPQPGETVFGSKFGMHPGGKGANQAVAAAKLGGDVHFFGKMGNDLFRDKLCAGMQKDGVQLDHLLIDPDESTGMALITVEGSGQNEIVVVSGSNMNLSPTDIAGNRAVFSGAKIVLLQLEIPLDTVIQAARLAKEHGALVILNPAPARELPQQLLSLVDYLTPNETEAELLTGQAVHDQASAQAAAKKLLATSVKNVIVTMGEKGALLVSQAKAELFPPKKVQVVDTTAAGDAFNGALAFSLASDKNLEEAIRFANSVAAYSVTKMGAQSSMPTMEELKRM